Sequence from the Mycobacterium florentinum genome:
CGCGGGTCGAATCCGCGCTCGCCCTGCAGCGCGGTCTGCACATGCGGCGGAATGATCTCGATGACCTGCACCGCGGTGTCGCGAAGCTGGAAGCGCAGCGACTGGGTGTAGGAGTGCAGTGCGGCCTTGGAGGCGCAGTAGGTCGGTGTGAGCGCACTGGGCATGAACGCCAGGCCCGACGTGACGTTCAGGATCGCCGCGCGCGGCTTTCGCAGCAGCGCCGGCAACAACGTCGAGATGAGCCGGATCGGGCCCATCAGGTTGATCGCGATGCTCTGCTCCGCCGCGCCGGCGTTGCTGGCGGTGAGATCCTCGACGCGCTGCGTCCCGGCGTTGTTGACCAGGACGTTGAAGTCCGGATAGCGGTCTGTCAGCTCGACGGCGAACCGCCTGACATCGGCCGCGTCGGATTGATCCAGCGACAGGTAGCCGATACCGGGGTTTGCCTCGACGACGGCCTGCAGCAGCGCACGACGGCGGCCCGCGATCACTACCTGGTTGCCGAGCCGGTGCAACGACTCCGCCAAACCGCGGCCGATTCCGGTGCCGCCGCCAGTGACCAGCACGGTATTGCCCGTCATTTGCATGCTTGTGCTCCTCACGCTCGGGGCTGACGTAGCGCAATGCCCCAATCTACTGTGGCGCAGCCCACAGTTTCCGACCCGTACGTGGTCAGCTCGTATGCGCGAAAAACATACTTGCCATACAAGACATTCATTTCACAAATAATGGGGCGGGGCGCAGAGTCGAAGGGAGACAGAGCAATCCGACAGTGAGGAAATCCGATGCGGTACGTCGCCCTAGAGGAAGCCTTTTTCATCCCCGAGCTGGCCGAGCGCCAGCCCACCACGCAGCATCAGCAGCTACAGAAGCGCATGACGCCGGAATGCGCCCGGCGCTGCGCGCTCCGGCTGCCCGACCTGGGCGAGCACCGGCTGGCCGAGATGGACGACGCCGGCATCGACATTCAGGTGCTCTCCCTGACGTCTCCCGGTCTGCAGGTCGACATCGACGCCGAACGGGCCCGCGACAACGCGCGCTTCGCCAACGACCACCTGGCGAAGGCGATCAGTGAAAATCCGGATCGATTCCGCGGATTCGCGGCGTTGCCCCTGCAGGATCCCGCCGCCGCGGTGGCCGAGCTGGAACGCGCCGTAACCCAGGACGGCTTCTGCGGCGCCCTGGTCAATGACTGCATCACCGGACCCGGTGGCCGTTACCTGGATGCACCCGAATACGACGAGCTGTGGGCGGCGCTGGAATCCCTGGGCGTGCCGCTGTATCTGCACCCCGGCGCACCACCGGCCGATCACTGGAAGGTCATCGAGGGGCGACCGGAGCTGTACGGCGCGACCTGGAGCTGGGCCGCCGAGGTCAGCGGTCATGCGCTGCGGATCCTGTTCAGCGGCGTGTTCGACCGGCATCCGTCCGCGACCATGATTCTGGGCCACATGGGTGAATTCCTGCCG
This genomic interval carries:
- a CDS encoding SDR family oxidoreductase, which codes for MQMTGNTVLVTGGGTGIGRGLAESLHRLGNQVVIAGRRRALLQAVVEANPGIGYLSLDQSDAADVRRFAVELTDRYPDFNVLVNNAGTQRVEDLTASNAGAAEQSIAINLMGPIRLISTLLPALLRKPRAAILNVTSGLAFMPSALTPTYCASKAALHSYTQSLRFQLRDTAVQVIEIIPPHVQTALQGERGFDPRAMPLDDYVAETMALLRSEPQAEEIVVERVKNFRFAERDGTYQDIYPAFNEAITAWLGGTGK
- a CDS encoding amidohydrolase family protein; translation: MRYVALEEAFFIPELAERQPTTQHQQLQKRMTPECARRCALRLPDLGEHRLAEMDDAGIDIQVLSLTSPGLQVDIDAERARDNARFANDHLAKAISENPDRFRGFAALPLQDPAAAVAELERAVTQDGFCGALVNDCITGPGGRYLDAPEYDELWAALESLGVPLYLHPGAPPADHWKVIEGRPELYGATWSWAAEVSGHALRILFSGVFDRHPSATMILGHMGEFLPFQRSRIDSRFASTSHSTTSTLQRAPSAYLGTNIVFTNSGVFSPAVMLGAVLEVGADALMFSIDYPYESSYDAVRGFEQTTLSAGDREKIAHGNAERLLRIA